The Gracilimonas sediminicola sequence AGTTCGGGTTTACAATGTCTTGTTTTGTAAAAAAAAGGAAATTAATAGTTACAGGATGTAACAAGATTGAGAGGAAATGAATTCTTATCTTAGATGATAAATAACAATCAAACTTTCGCTCATTTATGAAATTTTTTATAGACACTGCTGATCTCGATGAAATTAAGGAGGCCAATGACCTCGGAGTGCTTGACGGGGTGACCACCAACCCAAGCCTTTGCGCAAAAATTGGTGTTCGGGATTTTGAAGGGCACATCGCTAAAATTTGTGAAATGGTAGCCGGCGATGTCTCAGCTGAAGTTGTTTCAACCGAGTACAATGAAATCGTGGAAGAAGGGCGGAATATTGCCAAGATTGCCGATAACGTAGTGGTAAAAGTTCCTTTGATTAAAGACGGCATCAAGGCTATTAAAACCTTTTCAGAAGAAGGCATCAAAACGAACTGTACGTTATGCTTTTCTCCTACCCAGGCACTGATAGCTGCGAAAGCCGGAGCCACGTATATCTCTCCTTTCTTGGGCCGCCTGGATGATATTTCTACCGATGGAATGCAGTTGATTCGTGACATCGTGACCATTTATGATAATTACGGATACGAAACAGAAGTGCTGGCTGCGAGTATTCGCCACCCTATGCACCTGCTGGAATGCGCCAAAGAAGGAGCCGATGTTGCCACCATGCCTCTTAGCGTAATTAAGAGTCTGCTTAAGCATCCTTTGACTGACATTGGCCTGGATCGTTTCCTGGCTGATTGGGATAAGCTTCAAAAAAGCCTGGAAGAATAATTAAGAATAGATTAGATAGCTGAAGAAGCTTATTTAGATTTTATAGAGAAAAAGCGGAGGGGTTTTCCTCCGCTTTTTTTATGTCCATCAATTCCGATGCTGTAAAATAATGTTGGAAAACAAAGATAGTCCAAGCGGACGCTTGAACTATTTCTAAGAGTGCATATCAGGCTTTTGAGTTTTTAAATCAATGAATGCATGGTTTAACCATTTAGTTAAAGTATATAGTTAAACCTTTTGATCATGTGATTTAATTTATAGTTCCGGTGCTTTTCTAACCTTGGTGGCCTGTTCAAATCCATAGGCAATTTCCAGAAGCAATGGTTCACTCCAGGCTCTGCCGAAGAAAGAAATTCCAACCGGAAGGCCGTCAATATATCCCATGGGTACGGTAATGTTTGGATACCCGGCGCGAGCAGCCGGTGAACTTGATGAAACCGCAAAGTTATCGCCATTGGTCAGGTCGGTTTTCCAGGCAGGTCCGCCGGTAGGTCCGATGATTGCATCCAGGTTATTCTCATTCATTACTTTGTCGATGCCTTCTTCTCGGGTGAATTTCATCATCCGGGATAAAGCATTGGTGTACTCCTCGGAATTGAGATCTCCTTTTTCGCTGGCAGTAATCAGCAAGTCATGATCGAAGTAGTGCATTTCAGCGGAATCGGCAAGGGTGGAATCGACCAGCTCAGCCATCGTTTTAACCGGAGCGTCATCACCCAGTGAAGCAAAGTATTTATTCAGTCCGTCTTTAAATTCATAAAGCAATACCTGGAATGAATCACCGCCAACATTCTCTGCAGAAATACGATCAATCTCGATGACCGTGGCTCCACGGCTTTCCAATAAG is a genomic window containing:
- the fsa gene encoding fructose-6-phosphate aldolase encodes the protein MKFFIDTADLDEIKEANDLGVLDGVTTNPSLCAKIGVRDFEGHIAKICEMVAGDVSAEVVSTEYNEIVEEGRNIAKIADNVVVKVPLIKDGIKAIKTFSEEGIKTNCTLCFSPTQALIAAKAGATYISPFLGRLDDISTDGMQLIRDIVTIYDNYGYETEVLAASIRHPMHLLECAKEGADVATMPLSVIKSLLKHPLTDIGLDRFLADWDKLQKSLEE